The proteins below are encoded in one region of Amycolatopsis acidiphila:
- a CDS encoding dioxygenase family protein, whose product MTSALTPVMRELRITEDELHAAGDFLDRVGQAGMCKSLLDIAFAMTAIDTRRHGIPGTRTNLEGPVYRPGAPTRATNNLIERDLSPDADLLVLSGQVTDAVTGRPMSGVELDFWHADEHGRYDYDGNHLRGVVHSGQDGRYRVDTIMPVDYAEHLNDPIGELLAMLDRDGYRAAHIHLKVRVRGVERLTTQLFRGDSPHLDQDYVIGAVSEDLVVEPRLVGTVDGHRQYAMSFDIAVPPLPADHLVEGS is encoded by the coding sequence GTGACGTCCGCACTGACTCCCGTGATGCGGGAGCTGCGGATCACGGAGGACGAACTGCACGCCGCAGGCGACTTCCTCGACAGGGTCGGCCAGGCAGGCATGTGCAAGAGCCTTCTCGACATCGCCTTCGCCATGACCGCGATCGACACCCGGCGCCACGGCATCCCCGGAACCAGAACCAACCTCGAAGGACCGGTGTACCGGCCCGGTGCGCCAACCCGGGCCACCAACAACCTCATCGAACGTGACCTGTCGCCGGACGCCGATCTGCTGGTCCTCTCGGGCCAGGTGACCGACGCCGTCACCGGCCGCCCGATGAGCGGTGTCGAGCTGGACTTCTGGCACGCCGACGAGCACGGACGCTACGACTACGACGGCAACCATCTGCGCGGCGTGGTGCACAGCGGCCAGGACGGGCGCTACCGGGTGGACACGATCATGCCGGTGGACTACGCCGAGCATCTGAACGATCCCATCGGTGAGCTGCTCGCCATGCTCGATCGGGACGGCTACCGGGCCGCGCACATCCATCTCAAGGTGCGTGTCCGGGGCGTCGAAAGGCTCACCACCCAGCTGTTTCGCGGCGACTCCCCGCACTTGGACCAGGACTACGTCATCGGCGCGGTCAGCGAGGACCTCGTGGTCGAGCCGAGGCTGGTCGGCACCGTGGACGGCCACCGCCAATACGCGATGAGCTTCGACATCGCTGTGCCACCCCTGCCCGCCGACCACCTCGTGGAGGGATCGTGA
- a CDS encoding isocitrate lyase/PEP mutase family protein: MDGTFRPNGHRPVQGRQRLSDLLAAGRIFAAPGAYDPFTARILTDLGFPAVYLGGNALALQLCLGQPLATLTESVDGADKIIRAIDAPLIVDAGAGFGDAAHTFRTAGEFERIGAAAIHIDDQPYPKQIGYHYGHGELLETELVADKLEAAIAARRDPEFRVIARTDALRVTGDLNATVARCQAYAEAGADMLMVLDLTPQQCARIAPDLGGKPLVWIGGASDPGPHLDELAAAGFAVAVYPFTTIAAVVAAVRATWQPLRERGQLEQPADLIADARARVLDLAGLGRYHDFEAKNRATKEARQ; this comes from the coding sequence ATGGACGGAACGTTCCGACCCAACGGACATCGGCCGGTACAGGGCCGGCAGCGGCTCTCCGACCTGCTTGCCGCCGGCCGTATCTTCGCCGCGCCGGGCGCCTACGATCCGTTCACGGCGCGCATCCTCACCGATCTGGGATTTCCGGCGGTCTACCTCGGCGGCAATGCCCTGGCGTTGCAGCTGTGCCTCGGCCAGCCGTTGGCGACGTTGACCGAATCGGTGGACGGCGCGGACAAGATCATCCGGGCGATTGACGCGCCGCTGATCGTGGACGCCGGCGCTGGATTCGGCGATGCCGCACACACGTTCCGTACCGCCGGCGAGTTCGAGCGCATCGGCGCGGCGGCCATCCACATCGACGATCAGCCCTATCCCAAGCAGATCGGCTACCACTACGGACACGGCGAGCTGCTGGAAACCGAGCTGGTCGCCGACAAGCTCGAAGCCGCGATCGCCGCCCGCCGTGATCCGGAGTTCCGGGTGATCGCCCGAACCGACGCACTACGCGTGACGGGCGACCTCAACGCCACGGTCGCCCGCTGCCAGGCGTACGCGGAAGCGGGCGCCGACATGCTCATGGTGCTCGACCTCACCCCGCAACAGTGTGCGCGGATAGCTCCCGATCTGGGCGGCAAGCCGCTCGTGTGGATCGGCGGCGCATCAGATCCCGGACCACACCTCGACGAACTCGCCGCAGCCGGATTCGCGGTCGCCGTCTACCCGTTCACCACCATCGCCGCGGTGGTCGCCGCGGTCCGTGCGACCTGGCAGCCGCTGCGCGAACGCGGCCAGCTGGAGCAGCCCGCGGACCTGATCGCGGACGCCCGCGCTCGCGTCCTCGATCTCGCCGGGCTGGGCCGTTACCACGACTTCGAGGCGAAGAACCGAGCAACGAAGGAAGCCAGGCAGTGA
- a CDS encoding class I adenylate-forming enzyme family protein: MNTPRTLAGAVENTAAAAPGRPALLYHGTTFSYHDLHAESCRAAKALLGLGVRRGDRVGVLLGNQPEWVVICLGAAQIGAVLVPLNTWYQSREIEWTLRHCGVTVLVSGSRFLKREFDRLLTDLIPELAAGEPGELRSTRLPRLRAVAMTGDPAPGAFSWPGFLSVGASVTDADLEKAAGSVTADDDMFVIYTSGSTADPKGVRLTHGGLLGNGAEVARRRWIDAEDRIWLGAPLFYGLGAANALPVALAAGAGLVLQDYFDPGVAIRTIRSTSATTYYGTGNMTRAILDHPTFSPGKVATLEKGTAGISRHYKSMTLTELGVRLATPAYGLTETYGHITGGLPDDPLDVKLDTDGAPLPGVEVQIVDPVTRRPLPPGERGLILLQGRVTPGYFDNPDETAKALRPDGFFDTGDLGHLDSAGRLVFHSRIKEVLKSNGVTISPAEIEQLLVSHPDVTDACVVGVPHPDRGELIVAFVTAKTPLKETTLRDYVRERAASFKVPHHVLVRDKDDLPRLASGKIAKLRLAEMAIAELTG; the protein is encoded by the coding sequence GTGAACACACCGCGAACTCTCGCCGGAGCAGTCGAGAACACCGCGGCGGCCGCGCCCGGCCGTCCGGCGCTCCTTTATCACGGGACGACGTTCAGCTACCACGACCTGCACGCGGAATCCTGCCGGGCAGCGAAGGCGTTGCTCGGCCTCGGGGTGCGACGCGGGGACCGCGTGGGCGTGCTGCTCGGCAATCAGCCGGAATGGGTCGTCATCTGCCTGGGCGCGGCGCAGATCGGTGCGGTTCTGGTGCCGCTCAACACGTGGTACCAGTCCCGGGAGATCGAGTGGACCCTGCGCCACTGCGGCGTCACGGTACTCGTCTCGGGCAGCCGGTTCCTGAAACGTGAGTTCGACCGCCTTCTCACCGACCTGATTCCCGAACTGGCCGCGGGTGAGCCCGGTGAGCTGCGCAGCACGCGTTTGCCTCGGCTGCGAGCGGTCGCCATGACCGGGGACCCCGCCCCTGGGGCGTTCAGCTGGCCGGGCTTCCTGTCGGTCGGGGCCTCGGTGACGGATGCGGATCTAGAGAAAGCGGCCGGATCCGTGACGGCCGACGATGACATGTTCGTCATCTACACCTCCGGAAGCACCGCCGATCCCAAGGGGGTGCGCCTCACCCACGGCGGGCTGCTCGGCAACGGCGCCGAGGTCGCCAGAAGGCGGTGGATCGACGCCGAGGACCGGATATGGCTCGGCGCGCCGTTGTTCTACGGACTGGGCGCCGCCAACGCGCTGCCTGTCGCGCTGGCGGCGGGGGCGGGTCTGGTGCTGCAGGACTATTTCGACCCCGGCGTCGCCATCCGCACCATCCGGTCCACCTCTGCGACGACGTACTACGGGACCGGGAACATGACGCGCGCGATCCTGGACCATCCGACCTTCTCGCCCGGCAAGGTGGCCACCCTCGAGAAGGGCACTGCCGGCATAAGCCGCCATTACAAGTCCATGACTCTTACCGAACTCGGTGTTCGTCTCGCCACCCCGGCGTACGGCCTCACCGAGACCTACGGGCACATCACCGGCGGACTTCCGGACGACCCCCTCGATGTCAAGCTCGACACGGACGGTGCCCCGTTGCCCGGTGTCGAGGTTCAGATCGTCGATCCGGTCACCCGCAGGCCGCTGCCGCCCGGTGAGCGAGGACTCATCCTGCTCCAGGGTCGGGTCACCCCCGGGTATTTCGACAACCCGGACGAAACCGCGAAAGCCCTGCGGCCAGACGGTTTCTTCGACACCGGCGACCTCGGGCACCTCGACAGTGCGGGCAGGCTGGTGTTCCACTCCCGGATCAAGGAGGTGCTCAAGAGCAACGGCGTCACGATTTCCCCAGCCGAGATCGAGCAACTGCTGGTCAGCCATCCGGACGTGACGGACGCCTGTGTGGTCGGCGTCCCTCATCCCGACCGCGGCGAGCTGATCGTCGCGTTCGTGACCGCCAAGACTCCGTTGAAGGAAACAACACTTCGAGACTACGTTCGCGAGCGGGCCGCCTCATTCAAGGTGCCCCACCATGTCCTGGTTCGCGACAAGGACGACCTGCCCCGGCTCGCCAGCGGAAAGATCGCCAAGCTGCGGCTGGCCGAAATGGCGATCGCCGAGCTGACGGGTTGA
- a CDS encoding aromatic ring-hydroxylating oxygenase subunit alpha, with protein sequence MLDEESIVATVRKGMLPAHIYNDPAVFAAEQRSIFSRNWLFLAHESEVPDPGDYVVRGVLDDSFIVARGEDGDVRALFNMCLHRGMQVCRAEFGNTSHFRCPYHGWTYKNDGRLIGLPFFKEAYGGDRGFRRDEHSLLPAPATQVINGMIFVSLDPSTPALPERLGGFGDYLDFYMKPGPGGVELRGPQRWRLPANWKIGAENFAGDTYHTPHTHLSVSEIGLMPDARGGNRKGGAMYFADGGGGATFPLGPGDFRQRLRTIGYPDDLIDRRESSWPASIRTLIGENGHIPSAATIFPNLSFLHLWAKISETRTAPFTTLRLWQPISERETEVLSWFVVEKEAPEDFKKASYKAYQMCFGSSGMFEQDDMENWSSITRVAGGAMARRLELNNRMGLLENNEPVARPLTEFAGPGVAYGGFGEFNQRRWFELWCRDIADGRPPAKEAVGEGR encoded by the coding sequence ATGCTCGACGAAGAGTCAATTGTCGCCACGGTACGCAAAGGAATGCTGCCGGCCCACATCTACAACGACCCCGCGGTCTTCGCCGCTGAGCAGAGGAGCATATTTTCCAGGAACTGGCTCTTCCTGGCGCATGAGTCCGAGGTCCCGGACCCCGGTGACTACGTGGTGCGCGGAGTGCTCGACGACTCGTTCATCGTGGCTCGCGGAGAGGACGGCGACGTTCGGGCACTCTTCAACATGTGCCTGCACCGCGGCATGCAGGTGTGCCGGGCCGAATTCGGGAACACATCACACTTCCGCTGCCCCTATCACGGGTGGACCTACAAGAATGATGGCAGGCTCATCGGCCTGCCGTTCTTCAAGGAAGCCTACGGCGGAGATCGCGGGTTCCGCCGCGACGAGCATTCCCTGCTGCCGGCGCCTGCCACGCAGGTCATCAACGGGATGATCTTCGTAAGTCTCGACCCGTCGACGCCCGCGTTGCCGGAGCGGCTCGGCGGCTTCGGCGACTACCTGGACTTCTACATGAAGCCCGGGCCGGGTGGTGTCGAACTACGCGGCCCCCAGCGCTGGCGGCTGCCGGCCAACTGGAAGATCGGCGCCGAGAACTTCGCCGGTGACACCTACCACACCCCGCACACGCATCTCAGCGTGTCGGAGATAGGTCTCATGCCCGACGCCAGAGGAGGTAACCGGAAGGGCGGCGCGATGTACTTCGCCGACGGCGGCGGCGGGGCCACCTTCCCGCTCGGTCCGGGTGACTTCCGCCAGCGACTGCGCACCATCGGGTATCCGGACGATCTGATCGACCGTCGTGAGTCCAGCTGGCCCGCCAGCATCAGGACGTTGATCGGGGAGAACGGGCACATTCCCTCCGCCGCCACCATCTTCCCCAACCTCAGCTTCCTGCATCTGTGGGCGAAGATCAGCGAGACGCGGACCGCGCCATTCACCACGCTCCGGCTTTGGCAGCCCATTTCCGAGCGGGAGACGGAGGTCCTGTCGTGGTTCGTGGTCGAGAAGGAAGCTCCCGAGGATTTCAAGAAGGCCTCCTACAAGGCGTACCAGATGTGCTTCGGGTCGAGCGGCATGTTCGAGCAGGACGACATGGAGAACTGGTCGTCGATCACGCGTGTCGCCGGCGGGGCGATGGCTCGCCGGCTCGAACTGAACAACCGTATGGGGCTTCTCGAGAACAACGAGCCGGTGGCGCGCCCACTCACCGAGTTCGCCGGCCCTGGTGTGGCTTATGGTGGCTTCGGCGAGTTCAACCAGCGACGTTGGTTCGAACTGTGGTGCCGGGACATCGCAGACGGCCGGCCGCCGGCGAAGGAAGCCGTCGGGGAGGGCCGGTGA
- a CDS encoding 3-phenylpropionate/cinnamic acid dioxygenase subunit beta has translation MSLHQSEPTRVGTPLSFGDPAHHAAHQFLVEEAHVLDSRDLDGWLRMLCHDVTYRAPVRVTTARGAAFDELETASHFDEDYYSLRKRVERFSTEHAWTEDPPSRTRHFVSNVRCFHVDEPGLLAVDSYLLLFRSRGDVRPPDLVSAGRHDLLRGDPEVGYQLARRRITLDESVLRTQNLAVFL, from the coding sequence ATGAGCCTGCACCAGTCAGAGCCGACGCGAGTCGGTACGCCCTTGTCCTTCGGGGATCCGGCCCATCATGCCGCCCACCAGTTCTTGGTGGAGGAGGCCCATGTCCTGGACAGCCGGGACCTCGACGGCTGGCTTCGGATGCTCTGCCACGACGTCACGTACCGGGCTCCGGTCAGGGTCACGACCGCACGTGGTGCGGCGTTCGACGAGCTGGAGACGGCCAGCCATTTCGACGAGGACTACTACTCGCTTCGGAAGAGGGTCGAGCGGTTCAGCACCGAACACGCATGGACGGAGGACCCGCCCTCACGGACCCGGCACTTCGTCAGCAACGTGCGATGCTTCCACGTCGACGAGCCCGGCCTGCTGGCCGTGGACTCGTACCTTCTCCTGTTCCGGAGTCGCGGTGATGTTCGCCCACCGGACCTCGTTTCGGCAGGTCGTCATGATCTGCTGCGCGGCGACCCGGAGGTGGGCTACCAACTCGCCCGCCGCAGGATCACGCTCGACGAGTCGGTACTTCGCACCCAGAACCTGGCCGTGTTTCTGTAG
- a CDS encoding dihydrodiol dehydrogenase: MSENEANRHVSPVIEMANEFGSVVLTKIRTHNGERLRIRSPELGRSIDLCPLELESLTWQTPEVFSGFLQTPFGVMED, translated from the coding sequence ATGAGTGAAAACGAAGCCAACCGGCACGTCAGTCCGGTGATCGAGATGGCCAACGAGTTCGGCTCGGTGGTCCTCACCAAGATTCGGACCCACAATGGCGAGCGCCTGCGGATCCGCTCTCCGGAACTAGGGCGTTCGATAGACCTCTGCCCGCTGGAACTGGAGAGCCTGACCTGGCAGACACCCGAGGTCTTCTCCGGGTTCCTGCAGACGCCTTTCGGCGTGATGGAGGACTGA
- the hcaB gene encoding 3-(cis-5,6-dihydroxycyclohexa-1,3-dien-1-yl)propanoate dehydrogenase, which yields MGWLSGQRALVVGGGSGIGRAVLSSFLEEGAQVATMERDPDKCAALRTELPECTVSQGDATTLTDTRRAVQAAAAGLGGLDCLVSCVGVFDFYRGLAELTEEQLSAGFDEIFRTNVLSQLLSVKVALPLLRASRGSVILTLSSSAFYPGRGGILYVASKFALRGAVISLAHELAPDVRVNGVAPGGTTNTRLRGLASLGEAEHEVVDGPGRTKDLEELTPLRLAMSSRDHTGSYVFLASARARGITGTFVHPDGGMSVRC from the coding sequence ATGGGATGGCTTTCAGGTCAACGCGCGCTCGTCGTCGGCGGCGGCTCTGGCATCGGGCGGGCCGTGTTGTCGTCCTTCCTGGAGGAAGGAGCCCAGGTCGCGACGATGGAACGCGATCCGGACAAGTGCGCGGCGCTAAGGACCGAACTCCCGGAGTGCACGGTGAGCCAGGGCGATGCGACGACCCTGACCGACACCAGGCGTGCGGTCCAAGCCGCCGCGGCAGGGCTCGGTGGCCTGGACTGCCTGGTGAGCTGTGTCGGGGTGTTCGACTTCTACCGCGGCTTGGCGGAGCTCACGGAGGAGCAACTGTCGGCCGGCTTCGACGAGATCTTCCGGACCAACGTGCTGAGTCAACTGCTGTCTGTGAAGGTGGCGTTGCCGCTGTTGCGCGCATCCCGCGGCTCGGTGATCCTGACGCTCTCCTCGTCGGCGTTCTATCCAGGGCGCGGTGGGATCCTGTACGTCGCCTCGAAGTTCGCCTTGCGCGGCGCCGTGATCTCCCTCGCGCACGAACTTGCCCCCGACGTCCGGGTCAACGGGGTCGCGCCGGGCGGCACGACCAACACCCGGCTGCGCGGACTGGCCAGCCTGGGCGAGGCCGAGCACGAGGTGGTGGACGGCCCCGGGCGAACGAAGGACCTTGAGGAGCTGACCCCGCTCCGGTTGGCGATGTCGTCGCGGGATCACACGGGTAGCTACGTCTTCCTGGCCTCCGCACGTGCACGGGGAATCACGGGCACCTTTGTGCACCCTGATGGTGGAATGTCGGTCCGCTGTTGA
- a CDS encoding AraC family transcriptional regulator — MNEPLRTRPLLDSRDVEHAHAEITGLFSPHELIPIGLRSGFHARANVATLNRVRLIYLSLGSEVVVRPAPLTDYYAINIVIGGAADVRRGRRAIAVEGSTAGVVLTPDSTIDMRWSADCRHLSVVVGRSHLEEAFWSLWGDVPRPEDFPIGLDLRMGRVASWIRLVRWAVADIDQGSGLAANPLAAKQVEDLLVHGFVAAQGRRSGPQPSVRAMTQVAVRDAREYIESHAADAISVSDVARAAGVSVRTLQECFKRHVGMTPMTYLRDVRLDRVHGALRSADPRTAVTVTEVALSWGFGHLPRFAAAYRRRFGQLPSETLRRGVSRANR, encoded by the coding sequence ATGAACGAGCCGCTGCGGACGCGGCCGCTCCTGGACAGCCGGGACGTTGAGCATGCTCATGCGGAGATCACCGGGCTGTTCAGCCCGCACGAGCTTATTCCGATCGGCCTGCGCAGCGGGTTCCACGCCCGCGCCAACGTGGCGACGCTGAACCGCGTTCGGTTGATCTACCTGTCGCTCGGCAGCGAGGTCGTCGTGCGGCCCGCGCCGTTGACCGATTACTACGCGATCAACATCGTGATCGGCGGTGCCGCCGACGTGCGGCGCGGCAGGCGCGCCATCGCCGTGGAAGGATCGACCGCGGGAGTCGTGCTGACCCCGGACTCGACGATCGACATGCGGTGGTCGGCCGACTGCCGGCACCTATCGGTGGTCGTCGGCCGGTCGCATCTTGAAGAAGCGTTCTGGTCCTTGTGGGGCGACGTGCCCCGCCCCGAGGACTTCCCGATCGGGCTCGACCTGCGGATGGGCCGGGTCGCGAGCTGGATCCGGTTGGTCCGCTGGGCGGTTGCCGACATCGACCAGGGCAGCGGCCTGGCCGCGAACCCGCTCGCCGCCAAGCAGGTCGAGGACCTCCTCGTGCACGGGTTCGTCGCGGCTCAGGGCCGGCGGTCCGGGCCGCAGCCCTCTGTCCGTGCCATGACGCAGGTGGCCGTGCGAGACGCGCGGGAGTACATCGAATCGCATGCGGCCGACGCGATCTCCGTCAGCGATGTCGCGCGCGCGGCCGGCGTGAGCGTGCGGACCTTGCAGGAGTGCTTCAAGCGGCACGTCGGCATGACACCGATGACCTACCTGCGCGACGTGCGTCTCGATCGTGTCCACGGCGCTCTGCGGTCCGCCGACCCGCGCACCGCGGTTACGGTGACCGAAGTCGCCCTGAGCTGGGGCTTCGGTCACCTGCCGCGATTCGCCGCCGCTTACCGCCGGCGGTTCGGCCAGCTGCCGTCCGAAACGCTGCGGCGCGGTGTTTCCCGCGCTAACCGCTGA
- a CDS encoding carboxylesterase/lipase family protein — MSVWPTGQRDPLAQLRDAGCVPGTETDTKRIPPAIAAHAIATYTRPGDLVLDPGCGAVTVLTEALRAGRLAFGLTFAALRRGRRHERATQPNKHQACSRFPDDVRLADRRTCGRILRSEHPPTGESSFISKRRESVERTYWELAPTLTAPTGRGPVRGLVIDGMHQFLGIPYAAAPVGRLRWRPPVETEGWRLPRDAFAYGNVCAQNNKSFVGFGFSSNTEDCLYLNVYAPAGVDEGAKLPVMVWIPGGGLFIGGSTGYDPSALVKDGQVVFVSFNYRVNVFGFFSHPAINAEDHEIGNYGIMDQQAALRWVQDNIAGFGGDPDNVTIFGESAGGISVWCNIASPGSRGLFHKAIIQSGTGAPLLRTPLTVHVEQNGLDLIRDTGAPGATADDLRAIPASDLLAANLLPDKTFGIGKYEIGQTADGTVIPEPMVDLFTSGRFNRVPTINGTTRSEFNWFQGLIELSTGTPIPAEAYAAIMRDALTNLPPIMLGRTIPADRIDDIISAYPPADYASASEAMSAAIGDCGFINLGNRQSNRMLREYVDAVYAYEFDVACTSTPWPPVSFPYGAAHTQDLQYLFPNFRGGGGCVVPHDEADAKLAAEMVGYWTTFARTGTPSPESSALPQWPVYDPARENVIRLAIPECHVLEGFGKGHHADLWDGISG, encoded by the coding sequence ATGTCGGTCTGGCCGACCGGGCAGCGTGACCCGCTCGCGCAGCTGCGCGATGCCGGCTGTGTGCCCGGCACCGAGACCGACACCAAGCGGATTCCGCCCGCCATCGCCGCTCACGCGATCGCCACCTACACCCGCCCCGGCGACCTCGTTCTCGATCCCGGCTGCGGCGCGGTCACCGTGCTGACCGAGGCGCTGCGCGCCGGCCGGCTCGCGTTCGGACTGACCTTCGCTGCGCTCAGGCGTGGACGGCGGCACGAGCGAGCTACCCAGCCAAACAAGCACCAGGCATGCTCGCGCTTTCCGGATGACGTGCGCTTAGCGGATCGCCGAACCTGCGGCCGGATCTTACGCTCCGAGCACCCGCCCACGGGTGAGTCATCTTTCATCTCGAAGAGGAGAGAAAGCGTGGAACGAACGTACTGGGAGCTGGCGCCGACCCTGACTGCGCCGACCGGCAGGGGTCCTGTTCGTGGCCTGGTCATCGACGGTATGCATCAATTCCTTGGCATTCCCTACGCAGCCGCGCCCGTCGGTCGGCTGCGTTGGCGGCCGCCCGTCGAAACGGAGGGCTGGCGGCTACCCCGCGATGCGTTCGCCTACGGCAATGTCTGCGCGCAGAACAACAAGTCGTTCGTCGGCTTCGGGTTCTCCAGCAACACCGAGGACTGCCTGTACCTGAACGTGTACGCCCCGGCCGGCGTGGACGAGGGCGCGAAGCTACCGGTGATGGTGTGGATCCCGGGCGGCGGGTTGTTCATCGGCGGTAGCACCGGCTACGACCCGTCGGCGCTCGTCAAGGACGGCCAGGTCGTGTTCGTGTCGTTCAACTACCGGGTCAATGTCTTCGGGTTCTTCTCCCACCCCGCGATCAACGCGGAGGACCACGAGATCGGCAACTACGGCATCATGGATCAGCAGGCCGCCCTGCGCTGGGTCCAGGACAACATCGCCGGGTTCGGTGGAGACCCGGACAACGTGACGATCTTCGGCGAGTCGGCCGGCGGGATCAGCGTGTGGTGCAACATCGCGTCGCCGGGTTCGCGCGGTCTGTTCCACAAGGCGATCATCCAGAGCGGTACGGGCGCTCCCCTCCTCCGGACCCCCCTGACCGTGCACGTCGAGCAGAACGGGCTGGACCTCATCAGGGACACCGGCGCGCCAGGGGCGACCGCCGACGACCTGCGGGCGATCCCGGCATCCGACCTGCTCGCCGCGAACCTGCTCCCGGACAAGACTTTCGGCATCGGCAAGTACGAGATCGGGCAGACCGCCGACGGCACGGTCATCCCCGAACCCATGGTGGACCTGTTCACGTCGGGTCGCTTCAACCGTGTGCCGACCATCAACGGGACGACTCGCTCGGAGTTCAACTGGTTCCAGGGACTGATCGAGCTCAGCACGGGGACCCCGATCCCGGCCGAGGCCTACGCCGCGATCATGAGGGACGCCCTGACCAACCTGCCGCCCATCATGCTGGGCCGAACGATTCCAGCCGATCGCATCGACGACATCATCTCCGCCTATCCGCCTGCCGACTACGCCTCCGCGAGCGAGGCGATGTCGGCCGCGATCGGCGACTGCGGCTTCATCAACCTCGGCAACCGTCAGTCCAACCGCATGTTGCGCGAATACGTTGATGCCGTGTACGCCTACGAGTTCGACGTGGCCTGCACGTCCACCCCGTGGCCTCCCGTGTCCTTCCCCTACGGGGCGGCGCACACACAGGACCTGCAGTACCTGTTCCCGAACTTCCGTGGTGGCGGCGGTTGCGTGGTCCCTCACGACGAGGCGGACGCGAAGCTGGCGGCCGAGATGGTCGGCTACTGGACCACCTTCGCGCGTACCGGCACGCCCAGTCCGGAGTCCTCCGCGCTGCCGCAGTGGCCCGTCTACGACCCGGCGCGGGAGAACGTCATACGTCTCGCCATCCCGGAGTGCCACGTGCTCGAGGGCTTCGGGAAGGGCCATCACGCCGATCTGTGGGACGGCATCAGCGGTTAG
- a CDS encoding TetR/AcrR family transcriptional regulator, translated as MTDRPGRRERKKAATRRAIADAALKLFLAHGFDAVSISDIAAAADVARTTLFAHFPSKEALVFDQDHDQQERLVNAVRHRPAGTSIPEALRQEFHIMLREARETPELDAYHQLIEQTPTLCEYATTMWLRHEDALTDAISTDLGADPETFPACRALARFALDVYTLARTSAHPELVIDQTFQLIETGWTATSTSHNSASSAHSKP; from the coding sequence GTGACCGACCGACCGGGACGCCGGGAGCGCAAGAAGGCCGCGACACGGCGCGCGATCGCCGACGCCGCGCTGAAACTTTTCCTGGCACACGGCTTCGACGCGGTCAGCATCAGCGACATCGCCGCCGCGGCGGACGTGGCCCGCACCACTCTGTTCGCACACTTCCCGTCCAAGGAAGCGCTTGTCTTCGACCAAGACCACGACCAGCAGGAACGGCTCGTCAACGCCGTCCGCCACCGGCCGGCGGGCACATCGATCCCCGAGGCACTACGCCAGGAGTTCCACATCATGCTCCGCGAGGCACGAGAAACCCCGGAACTGGACGCCTACCACCAGCTGATCGAGCAGACACCCACCCTCTGCGAATACGCGACCACGATGTGGCTGCGCCACGAAGACGCCCTCACCGACGCCATCAGCACCGACCTCGGCGCAGACCCCGAAACCTTCCCCGCCTGCCGCGCCCTGGCCCGGTTCGCACTCGACGTCTACACCCTGGCCCGCACATCCGCCCACCCAGAACTGGTGATCGACCAGACCTTCCAGCTCATCGAAACCGGCTGGACAGCCACCAGCACATCCCACAACTCGGCCAGCTCCGCACACTCGAAGCCTTGA